The DNA sequence TGAAAAAGTGATTTCATGATTTCACGCGTGTGGGCATGTCCGTGTCATGTCACTCGTCCACTTGGGAAGGTTAACAAACTGACGAAGAGAAGTGCATGATTATTGTACTTAATAGGGAGGCGTCCTTGTTTACTTCACGTTTAATAGGACGCAACTTGCATGTAAAAATGGCGGAATAATGGATTTTCATTTCAAGTAAGTGGAACTTACGTAAATGAGTGACAATAACATACAATTGCTGCAAAACAGAACAGAGTGGAAACTTTGCTGGATATTAATAATTGCTTGAGACTTGGGTTTTGGCATTCCTCATTCACGTGGTTTCAGCTCTCGTTGAATTTTGTCAGTTCCGAATGACATTGCCTGATAGCTCAGTGTAAATACAGAGTAAATTGTTATTGTTCGGTCAAGAGTACTATAGTTACATTCAAGACATTCAAGGATCAGCAATGACTATGGCGACACCGAGGAAaacatttcatcaaaaaattcttttgcgATTGTGATAATTTTACGATTACCTTATCTTAATCGAATTGTTTTGTCACTGAAGTACGCGCTAGCACTGGACTGCAAGGAGTGACGTTAAAGTAAATACAAACAatttaacattttcttttatttgttgaaatGGCCATCGAAACAGCAAatatggtaatttcacgttgttgttttcgaGGGAACTGCACGAAATTGCCGCACCTGCAGCAcacttatttttcctcatcaCTTGActaatcaaattcttaatgtTTTTCATTGACGTTCACGTTGACGTTGACTTCGTCGCCGCAAAAGCTCTACATTTTTCCTGGCTTGGACGCAAAAGCGAAAAATTGCTCGTAAAATTTTGCGATCACTTTGCTCAACAAGTGTTTTTGTTCCGTTATATCCAGTTACGgctcaataataaaaaaactcACCGTTCCACAGCGTGTCTGATatgttgtgttttatttgaaatatATCTGTATTGCCTAATTCAGCAGTTGTTTCCATTGACAATCAGCTTCCCCTTTTATTAATCTGAATAATTATATACATCAATATACAATAAGGCATgtccaaatttgtttttcaatggtAAATGTTGATTCACTGACCGAGTAATGAGGGAACGTTCATTTCAGAATCTTTTAGAGTATATAAAATTTCAGAAATCGTTAACTCTAACTGCTTGTCTTTTTAAATCTatgttaaaaatttcatttcaatttgccAGTTTTACGCTCGtagaaaatttggtatcaccTCACACCAAACCCAGACTTTGGGACTTTTGGTTTGTCAAAAAGTCATCTACAGTCTTGTACTGTATTCATTTTCACCTCCAGAGACGACGACTTCTGGCCTGGTTTATGAGACTTCAGTCCGACAAGGCTGCGATCACTTCTACGATTGAGGATATGAATTAGTTGTGCAACAAGGACTTGGCTTGAGTACTTGGAGTGAAGGTATGAGGTATGAACTAAATTGAAGTGCACTATGACGAAAACAAACCAATTTTCAGGTCTTTTTTACAATATTGTCCAACGAAGCTTCGTTGGGCGTCGTTCTTTGTGTTCAGTTTGTTTAATTATCTATAAATTAAGCTGCGATATGGGCTTTTTACTAGCGGTGGAAATCGTGGAATGAAATATCTCTGCTTCTTTTGAGCAATTGCATCAAACCGTTGCCCTTCGTACACATTGCTGCTCCAATTGCAATTCAACTCGCAGCGAGGTCTCGCCGTCCCTGCGGGCCGTGGTGGAATGGAACTGAAGACGAATGTGATTATTGAGAGCTGTCGTTCGCCAAGTAAGCTGCTGCGCAGTTACCACAACTGGGTGAAAAGTGCTACTAAATCCCTTCATTAGCCTGGAACGAAACGACCGTAATTCTTTCTTAAATCGACCATGCCTAAAGGGATAGAGGAAAGGGTTGATCAGCGAGTTTAAGCTGAAAAACGTAACCGGCAGCCAACCTCCAACTATGACAAGGGCACGCATGCTCCAGAACGATTTCCCGCTGCCATCTAGAAAATGCACGAAGTTGTAGACGTATATGATAAGCAGCACGGTTGGCaaggtaaagaaaatgaaatttgaggATACAAGAATAGCAATCTTTTTCGCAAGTTTTGCTTCGCGTTTTATGCCAAATTGCACGCTGGATTTACGGACGTAGAAAAAGATCAAAGCGTAAAGTCCAAGACTcatcaaataaagaaagacaaaacTCGCGGAAATGCTTAGAGTTACGTCAGAGGTCTCGAGGATTCCCTTCCCGGAGTGAAAAGGCAAGGTACACTGAAACCACTTGTGGTATTTCAGGGTGTTCACACCCATAATAGGCAGACTTGCAAAGACAACAGTTGCCACCCAGAGGAGTGATACGATAGCTAGCAATGTCCTCTTCTTGAATCTGTAACGACTTCCGTCAAAATACACTATAACGAGGTATCTTTCCAGGGTTAACAAAAGGGAGTTGACCACCGCGGTTACTTGACCACTTGCGAATATCATACCGATGAAAGTACACATAGAGGAATCGTCTTCCATTACAACGCGCGGAAGGACTGGGTTGGCGTCATTGAATAAGTTGTATTTGGCAATAGCCACGCTGTATATGCCAATTAAAAGGTCACTCATGGCCATGCTGCCCACCAAGATGAACGAAGTATTCTCTCTCAGCATTCTAGAACCCATGATcacaaaaagaacaacaagaTTCAGGAAGATTGTCAACCCGCCCAACGCATACTGCGATAAAAATAGCTTTC is a window from the Acropora palmata chromosome 1, jaAcrPala1.3, whole genome shotgun sequence genome containing:
- the LOC141892935 gene encoding uncharacterized protein LOC141892935 isoform X1 — its product is MFPLSQRMQPALVLAVVSLATHFGYFARAQDVGMTTLSNWTQCSSICWCGKDNSGHVHAHCSVRKLEKGVEFNLPRDLYALSIANNDIKNVPKGIFTRLENLVYLSLANNSIEIIRANVFQGLRNLRVLDLRFNNLKKWEDVASSNLPSLTTIKANGNNGWIPSERLLQLPMLREICGVTWSKYCFACDLIKISENETFSVDDESRDTDGENEATFSGDDDYGACNINMESFLYADEVKYGVSARFVKQGFSPQCFCDNLDCFRNDVVIAFLRQLYFFPRKLFLSQYALGGLTIFLNLVVLFVIMGSRMLRENTSFILVGSMAMSDLLIGIYSVAIAKYNLFNDANPVLPRVVMEDDSSMCTFIGMIFASGQVTAVVNSLLLTLERYLVIVYFDGSRYRFKKRTLLAIVSLLWVATVVFASLPIMGVNTLKYHKWFQCTLPFHSGKGILETSDVTLSISASFVFLYLMSLGLYALIFFYVRKSSVQFGIKREAKLAKKIAILVSSNFIFFTLPTVLLIIYVYNFVHFLDGSGKSFWSMRALVIVGGWLPVTFFSLNSLINPFLYPFRHGRFKKELRSFRSRLMKGFSSTFHPVVVTAQQLTWRTTALNNHIRLQFHSTTARRDGETSLRVELQLEQQCVRRATV
- the LOC141892935 gene encoding uncharacterized protein LOC141892935 isoform X2, which encodes MQPALVLAVVSLATHFGYFARAQDVGMTTLSNWTQCSSICWCGKDNSGHVHAHCSVRKLEKGVEFNLPRDLYALSIANNDIKNVPKGIFTRLENLVYLSLANNSIEIIRANVFQGLRNLRVLDLRFNNLKKWEDVASSNLPSLTTIKANGNNGWIPSERLLQLPMLREICGVTWSKYCFACDLIKISENETFSVDDESRDTDGENEATFSGDDDYGACNINMESFLYADEVKYGVSARFVKQGFSPQCFCDNLDCFRNDVVIAFLRQLYFFPRKLFLSQYALGGLTIFLNLVVLFVIMGSRMLRENTSFILVGSMAMSDLLIGIYSVAIAKYNLFNDANPVLPRVVMEDDSSMCTFIGMIFASGQVTAVVNSLLLTLERYLVIVYFDGSRYRFKKRTLLAIVSLLWVATVVFASLPIMGVNTLKYHKWFQCTLPFHSGKGILETSDVTLSISASFVFLYLMSLGLYALIFFYVRKSSVQFGIKREAKLAKKIAILVSSNFIFFTLPTVLLIIYVYNFVHFLDGSGKSFWSMRALVIVGGWLPVTFFSLNSLINPFLYPFRHGRFKKELRSFRSRLMKGFSSTFHPVVVTAQQLTWRTTALNNHIRLQFHSTTARRDGETSLRVELQLEQQCVRRATV